The Rugosibacter aromaticivorans region ACGCAAACATTTTTTGCGTGCAGCCTCTAGCAAACACCTAAAATCGCCGCCATGCGGCTCCTTTTCGCTTGCCTGCTCAGTCTGGGCGCTCACCTTGCTCTGCTATTCGCCCCTGCATGGCTTTCCGCCACGCCAGCGCCATTGCGCACTCCCATTCAGGCAACGTTGCTGAATGAACCAGTCGCGCCCGCAACCATGGCCGACGCAGTGACAAGCACCAACACCAGCAGTGGGCCGACATCCCCTCGGGCATCTGCGCCAAAAAACCTGCCCGGCGCTTCCCTCCGCCGGGCACAGGCCATGCTCTCAAAGCACCTGTTTTATCCGCCGCCCGCTGTAAGCCAGGGTCTGGAAGGCGAGGTCGTGCTCTTGCTGACACTGGATACTGCCGGCCGGATTCGTGCGCTGGAAATTGCCAAAAGCTCCGGCCATGCACTGCTTGATCAAGCGGCGCTCGATGCCGCACGTCATATCGGTGCATTGCCCGGCAACCCGCGCCAGACGCTGCTGCCCGTTACTTTCCGCTTGCAGTAATCACACCGGATTGTCGATATCGATGAATTCGCATTCAATACCGCAAGCCTTGTTCAGCTGTGCTGCCAAAGCCATCACGCCATAGCGTTCGGTTGCGTGGTGACCGGCCGCCAGATAAGCCATGCCGGTTTCGCGCGCCAGATGAACAGTCTGCTCCGAGATTTCGCCGGAGACAAAAATATCGGCGCCGGTCGCCAGCGCTTCTTCAAAATAACTTTGCGCACCACCGGTGCACCAGGCAATGCGTTTTATCGAGCGCGTCGCTTCACCTATCAGTAAAGGCGCACGTCCTAAGCTGCGCTCGACTGCGGCGGTCAGATCGCCGGCAGAAGTCGGCGCGGGCGGGACGCCGAAAAAGCCGATGTCCTGCTCGCTAAAATGCCCTTCGATCGTCCAGCCCAGGCGCGCGGCAAGCTGCGCGTTATTGCCTAGCGTCGGGTGCGCATCCAGCGGCAGATGGTAGGCAAAAAGACTGATATCATGTACCAGCAAGCTTGCCAGCCGCTGACGGCGATAGCCGGTCACACGACCATCTTCACCCTTCCAGAACCAGCCGTGATGCACCAACAAAGCATCGGCCCGATGTTTAATCGCCGCATCAATCAGCGCTTGGCTTGCCGTAACGCCACAAACAACGCGTTGCACGAGCGCCCTGCCTTCCACTTGCAGGCCATTTGGGCAATAATCGCGAAAGCGCGCTGCTTCGAGCAGCCCGTCAAGATACATCCGCAGTTCCTCACGTTGCATTGTTTTCAACCTTTTCACTACTAAAAAAGAGTTCGATTATGCGCCGTCTCTGGCTTACCTTCGCCCAAACCGTTACCATTTGTATCGCGCTTTTGTTTACGATCAAAACACTCAAGCCCGAATGGCTGGGTTACTGGCCAAATTTATCCTCTTTACCTGCGCCATCTGCCACAGTAATCGATGCCCCCGTAAGCACTGCGCACCGCCCGGGTTCATATGCCGATGCCGCGCAAAAAGCTTTGCCAGCGGTGGTTCATGTTTACACTAGCCAGGATGTCAAGATACCACGTCACCCCTTGCAGGATGACCCGCTATTTCGCCGTTTTTTTGGTGATCACCTGGGCGAAGGATCTGAGCGCAGATCAGGTCTGGGCAGTGGTGTCGTGGTGTCGTCCGAGGGTTATATTTTGACTAACTTTCATGTCGTCAATGGCGCAGATGAAATTGAAGTCGCCAGCAATGATGGTCACAAATACAAAGCGCAGGTGGTGGGATCAGACCCTGAATCCGACCTGGCGGTTCTGCGCATTCCAGCCGACCAT contains the following coding sequences:
- a CDS encoding Nif3-like dinuclear metal center hexameric protein; protein product: MQREELRMYLDGLLEAARFRDYCPNGLQVEGRALVQRVVCGVTASQALIDAAIKHRADALLVHHGWFWKGEDGRVTGYRRQRLASLLVHDISLFAYHLPLDAHPTLGNNAQLAARLGWTIEGHFSEQDIGFFGVPPAPTSAGDLTAAVERSLGRAPLLIGEATRSIKRIAWCTGGAQSYFEEALATGADIFVSGEISEQTVHLARETGMAYLAAGHHATERYGVMALAAQLNKACGIECEFIDIDNPV
- a CDS encoding energy transducer TonB, producing MRLLFACLLSLGAHLALLFAPAWLSATPAPLRTPIQATLLNEPVAPATMADAVTSTNTSSGPTSPRASAPKNLPGASLRRAQAMLSKHLFYPPPAVSQGLEGEVVLLLTLDTAGRIRALEIAKSSGHALLDQAALDAARHIGALPGNPRQTLLPVTFRLQ